One Setaria viridis chromosome 5, Setaria_viridis_v4.0, whole genome shotgun sequence genomic region harbors:
- the LOC117857822 gene encoding NADH-cytochrome b5 reductase-like protein, translating to MAALLLRRLAGAHRGRAPLAAGAAACGGAALFYASSPPAVAHMEEKGEEAAEKAALNPDKWLEFKLQEKANVSHNSQLFRFSFDPNTKLGLDVASCLITRAPIGEEVEGRRKFVIRPYTPISDPDSKGYFDLLIKVYPDGKMSQYFASLKPGDVVEVKGPIEKLRYSPNMKKQIGMIAGGTGITPMLQVVRAILKNPDDNTQVSLIYANVSPDDILLKRELDRLASSYPNFKVFYTVDKPSNDWRGGVGFISKDMVLKGLPGPGEDSLILVCGPPGMMNHISGDKAKDRSQGELSGLLKDLGYTAEMVYKF from the exons atggcggcgctgctgctgcgtaGGCTCGCCGGGGCCCACCGCGGCCGGGCCCcactggccgccggcgccgccgcctgcggtgGAGCCGCGCTGTTCTACGCCTCATCTCCCCCCGCCGTC GCGCACATGGAGGAGAAGGGCGAGGAAGCTGCTGAGAAAGCTG CACTTAACCCTGATAAGTGGTTAGAGTTCAAGCTCCAAGAGAAGGCAAATGTTAGCCACAACTCACAGTTATTCAG ATTTTCATTTGACCCAAATACTAAGCTGGGCCTTGATGTTGCCTCGTGTCTCATCACAAG GGCTCCTATCGGTGAGGAAGTGGAGGGCAGAAGAAAATTTGTTATTCGCCC GTATACGCCTATCTCTGATCCAGATTCTAAAGGATATTTTGACCTATTGATCAAG GTTTATCCTGACGGGAAAATGAGCCAGTATTTTGCAAGTTTGAAGCCAGGAGATGTTGTTGAAGTCAAAGG GCCCATTGAAAAGCTCAGATATAGCCCGAACATGAAAAAACAGATTGGCATG ATTGCTGGTGGTACTGGTATAACACCGATGCTGCAGGTTGTAAGGGCTATCCTAAAAAATCCTGATGACAACACTCAG GTCTCTTTAATTTATGCCAACGTATCGCCAGATGATATCTTGCTCAAAAGGGAATTGGATAGACTTGCCAGTAGCTATCCTAACTTCAAG GTGTTCTATACAGTTGATAAGCCATCAAACGACTGGAGGGGTGGTGTTGGTTTTATATCCAAGGACATGGTTTTGAAAGGTTTGCCAGGCCCAGGGGAGGATTCTCTAATTCTT GTTTGTGGTCCACCAGGAATGATGAACCACATCTCTGGAGACAAGGCAAAGGATAGATCACAGGGAGAG CTCTCCGGCCTTCTGAAGGATCTAGGATACACCGCAGAGATGGTATACAAGTTCTGA
- the LOC117854787 gene encoding probable prolyl 4-hydroxylase 7 isoform X3, whose protein sequence is MECDHLISMAHGKKESSSVVATGATSSSQNNTDESIKMYMADSKDTIVSKIEDRISIWSFLPKDFGESMQILKYEVNKSGYNNYGSQSSSGNDRLVTVLIYLSDVKRGGETVFPRSEVQGTQVEQGAASECVGYAVQPVKGNAILLFNLKPDGVIDKDSQYEVCSVLEGEEWLAVKHIHLRKTDTPKSLFASEDECTDEDARCVGWAAGGECDRNPLFMIGSPDYYGTCRKSCRVC, encoded by the exons ATGGAGTGCGACCACTTGATATCTATG GCACATGGTAAGAAGGAATCATCTTCAGTTGTTGCCACTGGTGCTACAAGTAGTTCCCAAAACAACACTGATGAAAGCATCAAAATGTACATGGCTGATAGCAAA GACACAATTGTTTCAAAGATTGAAGATAGGATATCAATATGGAGCTTTCTTCCAAAAG ATTTTGGAGAGAGTATGCAGATTCTGAAGTATGAGGTGAACAAAAGTGGCTATAACAACTATGGATCTCAATCAAGCAGtggcaatgatagacttgtgaCAGTTTTGATATATCTTTCTGATGTCAAGCGAGGCGGGGAAACTGTCTTCCCCAGATCTGAG GTGCAGGGCACCCAAGTTGAGCAAGGGGCAGCATCTGAGTGTGTTGGTTATGCGGTACAACCTGTCAAGGGAAATGCTATTCTGCTGTTCAATTTGAAGCCTGATGGAGTAATAGACAAGGATAGCCAATACGAAGTGTGTTCTGTCCTTGAAGGTGAGGAATGGCTGGCCGTAAAACATATCCATTTGAGAAAGACTGATACTCCAAAATCTTTATTTGCGTCCGAGGATGAGTGCACAGATGAAGATGCTAGATGTGTCGGTTGGGCTGCTGGTGGGGAATGTGACAGGAATCCGTTATTTATGATAGGAAGTCCAGACTACTATGGCACTTGTCGGAAGAGCTGCCGTGTGTGCTGA
- the LOC117854787 gene encoding probable prolyl 4-hydroxylase 7 isoform X1 yields MGPGIGALLVLVAACLASAAPCTSASSRKFDLNTVQSYLVNSSGGSFFASSQFAFDPSKSKRLSWHPRVFLYKGFLSDMECDHLISMAHGKKESSSVVATGATSSSQNNTDESIKMYMADSKDTIVSKIEDRISIWSFLPKDFGESMQILKYEVNKSGYNNYGSQSSSGNDRLVTVLIYLSDVKRGGETVFPRSEVQGTQVEQGAASECVGYAVQPVKGNAILLFNLKPDGVIDKDSQYEVCSVLEGEEWLAVKHIHLRKTDTPKSLFASEDECTDEDARCVGWAAGGECDRNPLFMIGSPDYYGTCRKSCRVC; encoded by the exons CCCTGCACTTCGGCTTCTTCCCGCAA GTTCGATTTGAATACCGTGCAATCATATTTAGTGAACTCCTCAGGTGGCTCCTTTTTTGCAAGCTCGCAGTTTGCTTTTGACCCTTCAAAGTCGAAACGGCTCTCATGGCATCCAAG GGTCTTCTTGTATAAAGGTTTTCTTTCTGACATGGAGTGCGACCACTTGATATCTATG GCACATGGTAAGAAGGAATCATCTTCAGTTGTTGCCACTGGTGCTACAAGTAGTTCCCAAAACAACACTGATGAAAGCATCAAAATGTACATGGCTGATAGCAAA GACACAATTGTTTCAAAGATTGAAGATAGGATATCAATATGGAGCTTTCTTCCAAAAG ATTTTGGAGAGAGTATGCAGATTCTGAAGTATGAGGTGAACAAAAGTGGCTATAACAACTATGGATCTCAATCAAGCAGtggcaatgatagacttgtgaCAGTTTTGATATATCTTTCTGATGTCAAGCGAGGCGGGGAAACTGTCTTCCCCAGATCTGAG GTGCAGGGCACCCAAGTTGAGCAAGGGGCAGCATCTGAGTGTGTTGGTTATGCGGTACAACCTGTCAAGGGAAATGCTATTCTGCTGTTCAATTTGAAGCCTGATGGAGTAATAGACAAGGATAGCCAATACGAAGTGTGTTCTGTCCTTGAAGGTGAGGAATGGCTGGCCGTAAAACATATCCATTTGAGAAAGACTGATACTCCAAAATCTTTATTTGCGTCCGAGGATGAGTGCACAGATGAAGATGCTAGATGTGTCGGTTGGGCTGCTGGTGGGGAATGTGACAGGAATCCGTTATTTATGATAGGAAGTCCAGACTACTATGGCACTTGTCGGAAGAGCTGCCGTGTGTGCTGA
- the LOC117854787 gene encoding probable prolyl 4-hydroxylase 7 isoform X4 → MASKAHGKKESSSVVATGATSSSQNNTDESIKMYMADSKDTIVSKIEDRISIWSFLPKDFGESMQILKYEVNKSGYNNYGSQSSSGNDRLVTVLIYLSDVKRGGETVFPRSEVQGTQVEQGAASECVGYAVQPVKGNAILLFNLKPDGVIDKDSQYEVCSVLEGEEWLAVKHIHLRKTDTPKSLFASEDECTDEDARCVGWAAGGECDRNPLFMIGSPDYYGTCRKSCRVC, encoded by the exons ATGGCATCCAAG GCACATGGTAAGAAGGAATCATCTTCAGTTGTTGCCACTGGTGCTACAAGTAGTTCCCAAAACAACACTGATGAAAGCATCAAAATGTACATGGCTGATAGCAAA GACACAATTGTTTCAAAGATTGAAGATAGGATATCAATATGGAGCTTTCTTCCAAAAG ATTTTGGAGAGAGTATGCAGATTCTGAAGTATGAGGTGAACAAAAGTGGCTATAACAACTATGGATCTCAATCAAGCAGtggcaatgatagacttgtgaCAGTTTTGATATATCTTTCTGATGTCAAGCGAGGCGGGGAAACTGTCTTCCCCAGATCTGAG GTGCAGGGCACCCAAGTTGAGCAAGGGGCAGCATCTGAGTGTGTTGGTTATGCGGTACAACCTGTCAAGGGAAATGCTATTCTGCTGTTCAATTTGAAGCCTGATGGAGTAATAGACAAGGATAGCCAATACGAAGTGTGTTCTGTCCTTGAAGGTGAGGAATGGCTGGCCGTAAAACATATCCATTTGAGAAAGACTGATACTCCAAAATCTTTATTTGCGTCCGAGGATGAGTGCACAGATGAAGATGCTAGATGTGTCGGTTGGGCTGCTGGTGGGGAATGTGACAGGAATCCGTTATTTATGATAGGAAGTCCAGACTACTATGGCACTTGTCGGAAGAGCTGCCGTGTGTGCTGA